Proteins encoded within one genomic window of Candidatus Syntrophocurvum alkaliphilum:
- the motA gene encoding flagellar motor stator protein MotA, whose amino-acid sequence MDRPIILGMILAAVTLLGGIMAKGSNPAVLIDPAALIIIFVGTIACILNAFTMKEIKRVPKLFKILFTEQKLYEPANIIQMIVDLAYQARRDGLLSLETQMAEIDDPFIKKGLQMIVDGQDEQFLRDYMETEIVMMEERHASGALVFTQAGTYAPTLGVLGAVIGLIGALGSLDDVDALGVSIAAAFVATLFGIFTGYVLWHPFANKLKRKSQEEIVIKTMILEGLISIQSGSNPVQIKEKMMVFLTPEQRQLMEEGSDIDG is encoded by the coding sequence ATGGATAGACCTATTATTTTGGGGATGATTCTTGCAGCTGTAACTCTTTTAGGAGGAATTATGGCTAAAGGTTCAAACCCGGCTGTATTAATTGATCCAGCTGCATTAATAATAATATTTGTTGGTACAATAGCATGTATTTTAAATGCTTTTACCATGAAAGAAATCAAAAGAGTTCCTAAACTTTTTAAAATATTATTTACTGAACAAAAATTATATGAACCTGCAAATATAATACAAATGATTGTAGACTTAGCATATCAAGCTCGTAGAGATGGTTTGTTATCACTTGAAACGCAAATGGCAGAAATAGATGATCCATTTATTAAAAAAGGGCTACAAATGATTGTTGATGGACAAGATGAGCAATTTTTAAGAGACTATATGGAAACAGAGATAGTAATGATGGAGGAAAGACATGCTAGTGGTGCTTTAGTTTTTACCCAAGCTGGTACTTATGCACCTACTTTAGGAGTTTTAGGTGCGGTTATAGGACTTATAGGTGCTTTAGGATCTTTAGATGATGTTGATGCATTAGGTGTATCAATTGCAGCAGCATTTGTTGCAACACTTTTTGGAATATTTACTGGTTATGTATTATGGCATCCATTTGCTAACAAATTGAAACGTAAGTCTCAAGAAGAAATTGTTATTAAGACTATGATTTTAGAAGGATTAATATCTATTCAAAGTGGTAGTAACCCAGTGCAAATTAAAGAAAAAATGATGGTTTTTTTAACTCCTGAACAAAGGCAATTAATGGAGGAAGGTTCAGATATAGATGGTTAA